CACTCCCACCTTTGTGCTTCAATGTCGGGACTATGCGTTCACTGGACCCCATCTCAGCCGCTTATCTTGATCTTTTCTGAGTAAAGAATGTGCTCCCAATTTTCATCAGGAACCCTTTAAATCTGCTTTAGCAAAGTCTAATCCTGCAGTTCTGCTCCAAACAGTAAGCAGGGTTGTTGAGGCTGATGTTTTGAACTGCCTGAGCTGTCACAGACACTATAATTTTCATTGATAACACGtgtgccaagtctgaagcacttgcccatgtgttttttttttagagatagATTGTGAAAGTATTGCAGCGTCATGTTAGGCGAAAGTCCATaacagctctgattagtggtactttAGCGCCTTCTATGTCTCCTGATTACTCCTGCAGCTGTATTTCTACTGTTTTTTGTTAGTCACTGAGCTTTCCTTATCTTTTTTCAGTACTTTAGGAGTCTtacaatcagatttttaaattccTCTGAACATCCTTTTCCATGTGCAGCCATGATGCAGATGGTTATAGGTAAACTCATAGGTCCACAACTTTCATAAACGTGTTCATGCAATTGGGCTAATGGTTGTTCATAAGCGCAAATAATTGACTTGTCTGCTCAGATGTGATGCAATTTggaattatttgacatttacgTGAGTTTGCACAGGAATGTGGTTCCATTTGTTTGAGCACCGAGACCGACAGGCTTCTCTTGAAAGACATTTTTGCAAACCGGTTGTCCAGTGATTGTCCTTGTGGTCAAAGTTCAAGTCTCTAAATGGTTAACTAACTCAAGCCTCCATACATTCCGAGTGCAACTGGCTTACAGTATAAAATTTTATTGACTTTCAATTCAGTTTGTTACACTCGCATATCAGAATGTGTGAACTCGCCTCCACAGGTCACTACAGCCTAAActaatattttaaaagtttatattgcatgaaaaaaaacacgagGTATatactgaaaatgtgcaaaaaggaATGCCCAgtgctttttaaattttatgtggatttaaaaatgtttcgaACACACACCTGTGGAAGGGTTGAGATCAGAACCTTGTCAGGTCTGTGCagaattaaccctttaagaccTATTCTTACAGTTTTGTGTACTTCagtgcaattttttaaaatattttatttgcttAAAAGTGCagcaaacctaaaaaaaaaaatgaaaattgcttttttttccccccgcaTATatctgaaaatacagaaatttcaTAGCTGTGTCCCTCAAAttttataaatgtaaaaaaaaagcttcacaaTATTCTGTGGTCTCGTTGAAGGTTTTTTGGTATGCgcactttgtgtatttttacacgCCCTGCAACAGAAACGCACTCTGAGAcctggtgaatgtgtgaaatgttagtgTAACACCCCAGATTTTTTTATGCAAAAAGAATGATCAGTCTGTCTGATGTGGTTCCAAATCTGCCACCAGTCAAAAATGAATATGCAATGGTAGCACTATGCTGGGCTCGATAGGGTTAAAGACAAACTGGGACCAAGAAAGcaatattttagtgttttaatctATCATGACAACAACCCCAGTGTTTGAAATGTTATATGCAAGCACATCCAAGCCAAGTTTAAAATTTTAGAATCTGCAGGCAGTCTTTAATAATTTTATACTATAAATCAGTTTaatttagatgattttttttttttgttgttgatgcaAAATGCACCTAAACAATATGGAGATTGGGCCAAAACTTGTAGCTGTAAAGCAATTCTAATTATGAATTTTCTTTTGAACAACTGACTCAATTTATCAAGTAAtttgtaaacatgtaaaacactACTGCTTCTATATAAATTGGTATTTATGCCATCAAGAGGGTAAATTTTCTCATTATCTGGAAATGATAAGAACAAATGTCAAGGGATGGCTTCTGCCCTCATCCGTGTGTACATCTTAAATGTGTTAATGTTAAACTAATCCGTCTCTTCTCTGATTCAtggatgctgctgcagctcgcCCAGCCCATCCGCCTCCTGCTGGAGTACACCGGCACCGAGTACACGGACAAGCTTTACAGCTGCGGCGAAGGTACTttaccttttctttctttttttttttaatgacatacTGACATaactgtaatttatttaaagACTTGCTTCATTTATGTGACCCACGTTCTCTCATACAGCTCCAGATTACGACAAGAGCTGCTGGTTCGATATTAAAGAAAAGCTTGGAATGGACTTTCCCAATGTAAGGACGATTAACGTGTGCATATTAAATTAATTGTGAAGCAAGTTGAAACCATCAGCTGATGACTTTAACATCTCACCACAGCTGCCCTACCTTATTGATGGAGACAGGAAGATCGTGCAGAGCAACGCCATCATGAGATACATCGCTCGCAAGCACAAcatgtgtaaatattttttgttttaaactttttatttattctacatacagtcatggaaaaattaTTGGACCAcccttgtaaaaaaaaaaaaaaaaaaagtcaagatcACATTTTGCACAGATACAAATGACAATCTTGAATTCTGACTTCTCTAATATTCAGGAGCATGGGTAagtacaaaaagaagaaaaagcaacatatgtactttttttttttttgaggaggTATTTAGAGCTCTGTTATCGTTTGTGTTATCAGTTTCTAGTTTCAGTTGTAGTTTtcagtggtgttttttttttttttttttttttttttcccccccataaTAAAAACCTTTTTTACTCTGTCCATTGCATCATGTTGAGGGGATGTGGCTTCAACCAATCGATTGTGCTCATTTACTTTGCTATAAAGAACAGGAATGTCAATAGTTATCTACCATCTGTGTGTATCAGCTCTTGAGGTAATATACCAAATACCCAGaactctttttgtttctgttttcacacgCCTCCAAAAGTCTACGATCTTCGGACAATCCCAAACTGAGTGAAGTTACCCACCGTGCCACACGTCCTCCAACACAAATCTGATGTTTTACTATATTTTGCGATGACTGATGAGGTGTTAAAGTAACACATCTGCACCTTCCAATCGAACTCCCTCCATGTTGGACTGTTAATTAATTTGTGTTCAGATCTGAATGTTTCCTCCCAATCATCATCCTTTATTACATTTGCTTTCAATTCTCATCTTTAACATGCATATTATTGTCATTGGATTCATATTGTAGTGCTTTATATGTCTGAGTGCCCTGAGTTTCATGTAAATAATTAATTCAGTGACATGTCAAACTAATATAACCCCAGTTTGGTTtaggtttttcctttttaaaaataaatgtgaatttgtcTTGTTTGATCTGATGGCAGGCGGAGAGAAAGAGGATGAAATAATCAGAGTGGACCTCATGGAGAACCAGTCCATGGACTTCAGAAATGACTTTGTGATGCTTTGCTACGTGGGCTATGTGAGTGTTTAGTCGCATTTAATGTTAGTTCACATCCTTGAATCTGCACTAATGTCGGTCTAACCTCTCTCACAACAGGATACCCAAAAGGAGGCTTACCTTAAGAAACTGCCAGGTAAACTGCAGCAGTTCTCATGTTTCTTGGGATCCAGAAACTGGTTTGCAGGCGACAAGGTATGTTGACCCACAATCGCTGGAAGATTCATTTTCTTAATCAGGTTTTCTTACTACCTGCTTTAAGGTGCAAGACAGAAGTTGCAGACATTTGGATGTTATCGTCTCGTTACGCGTATCCATGAACATGTTGGGAAAACAGTTGACTGTTTACACATAAAGGAGGCACAAAGTAGTGCTATTTTACATTGTGTCATGAGGGCTATATTCAGGTGTTCCTGTTGGTCAATTCATTGGTTTatcaaaaatgttgtttgaggctgaagatttacacacgtggacaaaattgttggtacccctcagttaaagaaggaaaaacccacaattctcactgaaatcacttgaaactcacaaaagtaacaaataaaaatttattgaaaattaaataatcaaaatcagccatcacttttgaattgttgattaacataattatttaaaaaaacaaactaatgaaatagggctggacaaaaatgatggtacccataacttaatattttgttgcacaaccttttgaggcaatcactgcaattaaacgatttctgtatttgtcaatgagcgttctgcagctgtcaacaggtattttggcccactcctcatgagcaaacagctccagttgtctcaggtttgatgggtgtcttctccaaatggcatgcttcagctccttccacatatgttcaatgggattcagatctgggctcatagaaggccactttagaatagtccaacgcttttctctcagccattcttgggtgtttttggctgtgtgttttggatcgttgtcctgttggaagacccatgacctgcgactgagaccaagctttctgacacgaggcagcacatttctctccagaatgccttgatagtcttcagatttcatcgtaccttgcacactttcaagacaccctgtgccagatgcagcaaagcagccccaaaacattactgagcctcctccatgtttcaccgtagggacagtgttcttttcttcgtatgcttggtttttgagtctatgaacatagagttgatgtgccttaccaaaaagctccagtttggtctcatctgtccaaaggacattctcccagaagctttgtggcttgtcaacatgcatttttgcaaattccagtctggcttttttatgagtttttttcagcagtggtgtcctccttggtcgtctcccatgaagtccactttggctcaaacaacgacgaatggtgcgatctgacactgatgtaccttggccttggagttcacctttaatttctttggaggttgctctgggctctttggatacaattccaacgatctgTCTcctcaatttgtcatcaattttcctcttgcggccacgtccagggaggttggctactgtcccgtgggtcttgaacttctgaataatatgagccactgttgtcacaggaacttcaagctgtttagagatggtcttatagcctttacctttaagatgtttgtctatcattttttttcggatgtcctgggacaattctctccttcgctttctgttgtccatgttcagtgtggtacacaccttttcaccaaacagcagggtgactacttgtctccctttaaataggcagactgactgattatgagtttggaaacacctgtgatgtcaattaaatgacacacctgagttaatcatgtcactctggtcaaatagttttcaatcttttatagaggtaccatcatttttgtccaggcctgtttcattagtttgtttttttaaataattatgttaatcaacaattcaaaagtaatggctgtttttgattatttaattttcaataaatttttatttattgttacttttgtgagtttcaagtgatttcagtgagaattgtgggtttttccttctttaactgaggggtaccaacaattttgtccacgtgtgtacatgacTTCATTAGAGCTATTGAAGTAGAACCAAAACGATGAGCTGACTGACAAATGCCTGATTAATTCTTGTCTGATTTATTTGATTAGAGGAGCTTTAAAGTCTGCATTATGTTGCATTCAGAGTGTTGAGTTAATCTAACTTTCCATTCCAACAGATCATGTTCGTGGACTTCATCATGTACGAGCTGCTGGATCAGCACAGGATGTTTGATTCTAAATGCCTGGATGCCTTCGACAACCTCAAAAAGTTTCTGGACCGTTTTGAGGTGAGAAGGTTCAACTGTGTGTCAGACACCAAGAGCAGAAACTACACGCAGGAAATAGAAGCTTCCTCTACTgcctttgtgtttttatctgtgttCTTGTGATCATCTGTATGAAGCCTGTGGGTAAATGATGCATCAGCAGAGTTCCTTCTGTGCTGGTCTTgttgtaaaatattaaatatatattttttttaatcaaatactTCTTTGTTTTATCGTAGGCTCTGGAAAAGATTGCTGCCTACATGAAGTCACCGAGATTCATGAAGAGTCCAGTCAACAACAAGATGGCCAaatggggaggaaaaaaattgGAGTGAAGAACAGTTCATTCAAACGTTTTTGGGGGGGAAGAACCATTTTCACAAGTGCAACTAACTCAATAACAAGTAAATTCAGGAGGAGAGAAGTTGGTCTCtactgtttgtctttttataaCCTGTTCACTGTCTGGATAGTTCaaaattatgttaaaaatgtgctgacAACATGAGACTGCAAGTGAAAACTTTAATTTCAGTGAAACACTAATTACTTGTTATATTTGAGGTTTTTTCCAACAATAAATCTTGTACTAGCTGTTTCTTTGAATTTGGGATTCAGTTTTTAACACCCCATGTTGTACGTCAAATCACATGAcacaatgattaaaaaaatacagacaacatAAGTtaaaaggagcagaaaatgcCAAGTACTTtccacatatttatatatatatatatatatatatatatacacacacaccaccagtcaaaactttggaaacactttctcattcaatggggttttaaaaaaatatatt
The window above is part of the Acanthochromis polyacanthus isolate Apoly-LR-REF ecotype Palm Island chromosome 6, KAUST_Apoly_ChrSc, whole genome shotgun sequence genome. Proteins encoded here:
- the LOC110958690 gene encoding glutathione S-transferase Mu 3-like, coding for MPMELAYWDIRGLAQPIRLLLEYTGTEYTDKLYSCGEAPDYDKSCWFDIKEKLGMDFPNLPYLIDGDRKIVQSNAIMRYIARKHNMCGEKEDEIIRVDLMENQSMDFRNDFVMLCYVGYDTQKEAYLKKLPGKLQQFSCFLGSRNWFAGDKIMFVDFIMYELLDQHRMFDSKCLDAFDNLKKFLDRFEALEKIAAYMKSPRFMKSPVNNKMAKWGGKKLE